A genome region from Paenibacillus pabuli includes the following:
- a CDS encoding DUF5665 domain-containing protein: protein MNEDKQPSSASQAISPQGDKDKIEELHTLTNRLANELERSRIAQYTELLNRPWKLIGLNLLSGAARGVGIAIGFTFFAATIIYVLQVLGALNLPIVGDYIADIVRIVQRQLELNTY, encoded by the coding sequence ATGAATGAAGACAAGCAGCCATCGTCCGCATCACAAGCGATATCTCCACAGGGCGATAAAGACAAAATTGAGGAACTCCATACCCTGACTAACCGACTGGCTAACGAGCTTGAGCGTTCACGTATCGCACAGTATACGGAATTGCTGAATCGGCCGTGGAAACTGATTGGGCTTAACCTGTTATCAGGTGCAGCGCGAGGTGTGGGGATCGCCATCGGTTTTACATTTTTTGCGGCCACCATCATTTATGTGTTACAGGTGCTGGGAGCTCTCAATCTGCCGATCGTAGGAGATTACATTGCAGACATCGTCCGTATCGTACAGCGTCAGCTTGAATTGAACACATATTAG
- the ileS gene encoding isoleucine--tRNA ligase, translating into MQRVDVKEKARARELRMLNKWKTENTFKKSIENREGKPNFVFYEGPPTANGKPHIGHVLGRVIKDFVGRYNTMKGYRVVRKAGWDTHGLPVELGVQKKLGISHKWEIEDYGVEKFINECKASVFEYEQQWRDLTEGIAYWTDMDNPYITLDNNYIESVWNILATIHEKGLLYRGHRVSPYCPSCQTTLSSHEVAQGYKDVKDLSATAKFKLDDSGEFVLAWTTTPWTLPSHVALAVNPDMDYSRVRQGDEVYIMATNLVEKVMKDSKGEYEVIGALKGSDLVGKTYDPPFNYVQAEKSNVILGASFVTDASGTGIVHMAPAHGEDDYRVCRENGISFVNMVDLEGKFVAQVTDFAGRFVKDCDIDIVRYLSEKGRLFSKEKYEHSYPFCWRCDTPLLYYAMDSWFIQTTAIKDQLIANNSEVEWYPGHVREGRFGKFLEDLVDWNISRDRYWGTPLNIWVCEETGEQFAPHSIAELRARAVGDVPENLELHKPYVDEVKVLSSCGKYEMKRTPEVIDVWFDSGSMPFAQQHYPFENKETFEQQYPADMICEGIDQTRGWFYSLLAVSTLLTGKAPYKAVMATGHVLDENGQKMSKSKGNVIDPWEVIEEYGTDAFRWALLSDSAPWNSKRFSKGIVGEAKSKMVDTLVNTHAFLTLYATIDGFDPQEHPFKPSAHKLDRWILSRLNSLILVVEKALSVNDYLNSSKAIEAFVDELSNWYIRRSRDRFWGSGLTEDKLDAYRTLTEVLVTTAKLVAPFTPMLAEDIYLNLTTGESVHMEDYPAANEALIDLDLEQDMETARRVVELARNVRNETGIKNRQPLSELIVSLDKGFDLASYEEIIKDEINVKGIRTEHNDAEFVDFTLKLNLKVAGKKYGKNVGFLQNFFKGMSADETRKVVTEGVLNVVSPDGEELQVTSEELLVEKQAKSGFASASGYGLTVALNTEITTALEQEGWVREVVRSVQDTRKKLDLPIEKRVRLTLDVDPELQAAIEAFDDVLRENVLVTEVTFGTHEGMERIEAGGKVMGVYIEV; encoded by the coding sequence ATGCAAAGAGTGGATGTCAAGGAAAAAGCACGTGCTAGAGAATTACGCATGTTAAACAAGTGGAAAACGGAAAATACGTTTAAAAAATCGATTGAAAACCGTGAAGGCAAACCCAACTTCGTATTTTATGAAGGACCGCCGACTGCAAACGGCAAGCCGCATATCGGTCATGTTCTGGGACGGGTAATCAAGGATTTTGTAGGACGTTACAACACGATGAAAGGTTACCGGGTGGTTCGTAAAGCTGGCTGGGATACGCATGGTTTGCCTGTTGAGCTTGGTGTACAGAAGAAGCTTGGCATTTCCCATAAGTGGGAGATCGAAGACTACGGCGTGGAGAAATTCATCAACGAATGTAAAGCGAGCGTATTTGAATACGAACAGCAATGGCGTGATCTGACAGAAGGCATTGCGTACTGGACGGATATGGATAACCCGTACATCACACTGGACAACAATTACATCGAGAGTGTATGGAACATTCTGGCCACGATTCACGAAAAAGGCCTTCTTTACCGCGGGCATCGTGTGAGTCCGTACTGTCCATCTTGCCAGACTACCCTAAGTTCCCATGAAGTTGCACAAGGGTACAAGGATGTCAAAGACCTTAGCGCCACAGCCAAATTTAAGCTGGATGACAGCGGCGAATTTGTACTTGCATGGACGACTACGCCTTGGACACTGCCTTCTCACGTTGCACTTGCAGTTAATCCCGACATGGATTACTCCCGTGTACGTCAGGGCGATGAAGTATACATCATGGCAACTAATCTCGTGGAGAAAGTCATGAAGGACTCCAAAGGCGAGTATGAAGTCATCGGGGCACTGAAAGGCTCTGATTTGGTTGGTAAAACATATGATCCTCCATTTAACTACGTACAGGCTGAAAAATCCAATGTAATTCTGGGTGCAAGCTTTGTAACAGATGCAAGTGGTACAGGGATTGTACACATGGCTCCGGCACATGGTGAGGATGACTACCGCGTATGTCGTGAAAATGGCATCAGCTTTGTTAACATGGTGGACCTTGAAGGTAAGTTTGTGGCTCAGGTTACTGATTTTGCGGGACGTTTCGTGAAGGATTGCGATATTGATATCGTGAGATACCTGTCCGAGAAAGGGCGCTTGTTCAGCAAAGAAAAATATGAGCACAGTTACCCGTTCTGCTGGCGTTGTGATACTCCACTTCTTTACTATGCAATGGACAGCTGGTTTATCCAAACTACGGCGATCAAGGATCAGCTGATTGCCAATAACAGTGAAGTGGAATGGTACCCAGGCCACGTTCGTGAGGGACGCTTTGGTAAATTCCTGGAGGATCTGGTGGATTGGAACATCAGCCGTGACCGCTACTGGGGTACACCGCTGAATATCTGGGTGTGTGAGGAGACCGGAGAACAGTTCGCTCCGCATAGCATCGCTGAGCTTCGTGCGCGTGCCGTAGGAGATGTACCAGAGAACCTGGAACTGCACAAACCATATGTAGACGAAGTCAAAGTACTCAGTTCCTGTGGCAAATATGAAATGAAACGTACTCCGGAAGTGATCGATGTCTGGTTTGACAGTGGTTCCATGCCATTTGCCCAGCAGCACTATCCGTTTGAGAATAAAGAAACGTTCGAACAGCAATACCCGGCTGACATGATCTGTGAAGGGATTGACCAGACACGCGGCTGGTTCTACAGCTTGCTGGCGGTATCTACCCTGTTGACAGGCAAAGCACCTTACAAAGCGGTTATGGCTACAGGCCACGTACTTGATGAGAATGGACAAAAGATGTCGAAATCCAAAGGCAATGTTATTGATCCCTGGGAAGTCATTGAAGAATACGGTACAGATGCGTTCCGTTGGGCATTGTTGTCTGACAGTGCACCGTGGAACAGCAAACGTTTCTCCAAAGGCATTGTAGGCGAAGCCAAATCCAAAATGGTGGATACATTGGTTAACACACATGCATTCCTGACGTTGTATGCGACCATTGATGGATTTGATCCACAGGAACATCCGTTTAAACCATCAGCGCATAAGCTGGATCGCTGGATCCTGTCAAGACTGAACAGTCTGATCCTTGTTGTGGAAAAGGCGTTGTCCGTCAATGACTACTTGAATTCTTCCAAAGCGATCGAAGCCTTTGTCGATGAGTTGAGTAACTGGTACATCCGTCGTTCCCGTGACCGTTTCTGGGGCAGTGGATTGACCGAAGATAAACTGGATGCGTATCGCACGCTTACAGAGGTGCTCGTGACTACAGCCAAGCTGGTTGCGCCGTTCACACCGATGCTTGCGGAGGATATCTATCTGAACCTGACAACAGGTGAAAGTGTTCATATGGAAGATTACCCGGCAGCGAACGAAGCGTTGATCGATCTGGATCTGGAACAAGACATGGAGACAGCTCGCCGAGTGGTCGAACTCGCTCGTAACGTGCGTAACGAAACAGGTATCAAGAATCGTCAGCCGCTGTCCGAGTTAATCGTATCGCTTGATAAAGGATTTGATCTGGCGAGCTATGAAGAGATCATCAAGGATGAGATCAATGTCAAAGGTATTCGTACCGAGCATAACGATGCCGAATTCGTTGATTTCACATTGAAACTCAATTTGAAGGTAGCGGGTAAAAAATACGGCAAGAACGTAGGCTTCCTGCAGAATTTCTTCAAGGGCATGTCAGCGGATGAGACTCGCAAAGTGGTGACGGAGGGTGTGCTTAACGTGGTTTCTCCGGACGGAGAAGAACTGCAAGTGACAAGTGAAGAGCTGCTGGTGGAGAAACAAGCCAAATCCGGTTTTGCTTCGGCATCCGGATATGGTCTAACGGTTGCACTCAACACCGAAATCACAACTGCATTGGAACAGGAAGGTTGGGTACGTGAAGTTGTACGTTCCGTACAAGACACACGGAAGAAATTGGACCTGCCGATCGAGAAGAGAGTACGTCTGACACTGGATGTCGATCCTGAGCTTCAGGCTGCAATCGAGGCTTTTGATGACGTACTCCGTGAGAATGTACTCGTTACCGAAGTCACATTTGGTACCCATGAAGGCATGGAACGCATTGAAGCTGGCGGTAAGGTAATGGGCGTTTATATCGAGGTGTAG